One Aegilops tauschii subsp. strangulata cultivar AL8/78 chromosome 2, Aet v6.0, whole genome shotgun sequence genomic window, TCTTGTGAGGAGGTAGAATTTTGAAGGCAACTCTATATTGCTTCCCTGCTAAACAATCTGAACATTTCTTGATGTGAACACCTTTCAACATTTTTTTCTTCACTAGCACTGTCATCTCCTTCTCACTCATGTTCCCTAGTTTCTTGTGCCATAGAGCACAATGATCATATTTCTCTAGTGCATTGATAGGAGAACTAAAGATCTTATCATGAACATGATACAAAATTGAGACCATCTTTCCTCTTGCAACAACCATGTTTCCTTTGGTGGGCTTGTAGAAAACTGCACAAGTAATCATCTCCATCAAGCAAACCAATGGAGATAATATTGAGATGAGGTGCCTCACAGATTTGATGACTAACTTTGTACCATTTGTGGTCTCAAAATGTACATGCCCTTTTCCAGTGATGGTTGTCGTATCATTGTTTCCCATCTTCACAACACCAAAATCACCTGATGTATAGTTGATGAAGATCTCTCTGTGAGATGTAGCATGAATGGTAGCACCGCTGTCCGGTATCCAAATCACCTTGTCACCATCCACAAGGTTGACGGTTTCGTCAGAAACAGTAGTGATCTCTCCTCAATAGTGGAACCAAATCTGCCTTCATTTTCTTCATGCATAAAAAGCTTGATGTCCTCAACTAATGACGTAACTCGGTTGCCCTCTATGTCACTATCACTGGCTGCTGGTTCTAGTCTTGATTTTTTTGTATTTCTTCCACTTGCCACATTGCCACTTAATGTGACCCTTCTGATGGCAGTGATGGCACTCATAATCAGCATACTTGCCTCTTGATTTGCTCCTACCTCTTTCTGTCCCTTTACCTGGACCTCTTCTCCTGCTTATCCCCCTGGATTGAGTGACCAACAAATCTGAATGTGAGGAGGAATTAGCTTCAGCCACCTTTTTGGCCTCTTCATTTAGTATCTTGGTTTTCAGAACATTCCAAGTGACAACTCCATTTGGTGCTGAATTGCAAGCAGTGGCCTTAAAGGTCTCCCAGTTGTCCGGTAATGAGCCTAGTAGTAGCAAGGCTCTCACTTCATCTTCAAATCTAATTCACATTGAATAAAGTTGAATTATAATGGCTTGGAATGTATTCACATGATCTGCAATTAGAATGACCTCTTTGCACCTCAAACAAATCAGTTGTTTGATCAAGAACATCTTGTTTGTACCTTCTTTTCGGGCAAATAATTCTTCCAATTTCTGCCATAATGTGTGTGCATGTGTCTCATGAATGATATGGTTTAAAATGATGTCATGGACCCATTGCTGAATAAACCCACAAGCTTGGCGATGAAGTACCTTCCACTAATCTTCATCAATGCCCTCTGGCATCTCAGTGGAGAACACTAGCTTCCATTATTCTCTGACATATAACAAGTCCTCCATCTTGCCCTTCCATGATTGATAATTTGTACCATTCAAAGATATCATATTGCTGGTATTCACCTCCATCTTTCACCACAAGAATCTCATCAATTAGCACAAGCaaaccaaagctctgataccatgttGTTGAGGCTGGACAGCAACAATGCACTGCCCTAATTCAGCAACATGGCAAATCTGTACACTAAACAACCCCCTCCACTTGTAGTGAATTTTGAGGATAATTTCAACCAACAAACAACGGAATAACACAAACAACATGCACATGTGACACATGATTTAACATGGAAAGACCTCCACAACTTGAGGATTAAAAAACCACGGCTGTGGACCGATCGGTCCACACAAATTCACTATGAGAATGGTGAGTACAAAGTCCTCTCTAGAACCTCTAGAGAGATTTATATTACAACAGAATCTCCATGTTGCCAACCGGCAACAGCAATAACAACCACAAGAGGCAACATTTCAGCAAACAAGAGTTGACACAGCTTCTATCCCCTTCAGCGTTTTGCAAACTGCTCTTAAACTTCTAAACCAAACAGCACCAGATTTGGCAAACAAGTAGACACACGAGTTTCTGAGATCCTCTCAAAATTTTAGCTCCATCGAACATCGTTTGCCTAGCAAACTGTTCGTCTCCCAAAACTACTCTGTTCTGAAACTACAATAGTCTAAGCTGACAATAACACTCTCAAATCTGATGCTCCACTGACTCAATTCTCGAACCAGCTAAATAGATCGAACTAATCAAAGTAAGGAATAAGCTCACCAATTTTGGTACCAATCCAAGCACGTTTGAACCCCCAATCACCAGCTTGAACACTATCTAGTCAGATGTAGCAAATCTGGGCAAAAcctctacttcttcttcttcctctctctctcacaggtTGTGTTTCTCTCTTGTGTGTTTTCTTGCACTCTCACGAATGGCTGCCACCACCAGCAGGGGTGGAGTGGCTAGGGTTTTCTTCTCTGCCCCCTTCACAAGGAAGCACTCACAATTGTTGGATCCAACTAagatctgaaggaaatatgccctagaggcaataataaagttactatttatttccttatatcattataaatgtttattattcatgctagaattgtattaaccggaaacataatacatgtgtgaatacatagacaaacagagtgtcactagtatgcctctacttgactagctcgttgatcaaagatggttgtgtttcctagccatagacatgagttgtcatttgattaacaggatcacatcattaggagaatgatgtgattgacttgacccattccgttagcttagcactcgatcgtttagtatgttgctattgctttcttcatgacttatacatgttcctatgactatgagattatgcaactctcgtttaccggaggaacactttgtgtgctaccaaacgtcacaacgtaactgggtgattataaaggtgctctacatgtgtctccaaaggtacttgttgggttggcgtatttcgatattaggatttgtcactccgattgtcggagaggtatctctgggcccactcagtattacacatcactataagccttgcaagcattgtgactaatgagttagttgtgggatgatgtattacggaacaagtaaagagacttgccggtaacgagattgaaatggtatcgagataccgacgatcgaatctcgggcaagtaacataccgatgacaaagggaacaacgtatgttgttatgcggtctgaccgataaagatcttcgtagaatatgtgggaaccaatatgagcatccaggttccgctattggttattgaccggagaggtgtctcggtcatgtctacatagttctcgaacccgtagggtccgcacgcttaaccttacgatgacagttatattatgagtttatatgttttgatgtaccgaaggttgttcggagtcccggatgtgatcacggacatgacgaggagtgtcgaaatggtcgagacataaagattgatatattggaagcctatgtttggacatcggaagtgttccgggtgaaatcgggatttttccggagtaccgggaggttaccggaaccgcccggtaacttaatgggccttagtgggcctaggtggaagagaggagaggaggccagggcagggccgcgcgcccctcccccccccagtccgaataggacaaggagaggggggcggtgcccccccttccttcctcccctccacctcttccccctttctctcctagtccaacatgaaaaaaggggggagtcctactcccgataggagtaggactcctcctggagcgcctctcctctaggccggccgaacccccccttgctcctttatatacgggggcagggggcacctctagagacACAATTggtcattgatctcttagccgtgtgcggtgctcccctccaccatattacacctcgataatatcgtagcggtgcttaggcgaagccctgcgtcggtagaacatcaacattgtcaccacgccgtcgtgctgacgaaactctccctcaacactcggctggatcggagttcgagggccgtcatcgagctgaacgtgtgctgaactcggaggtgctgtgcgttcggtacttgatcggtcggacgtctaacttgtttttgcagggcatgttgtgatgtgatatggtcaagacgtgatgctatattttattgtatgagatgatcatgttttgtaaccgagttatcggcaactggcaggagccatatggttgtcgctttattgtatgcaatgcaatcgccatgtaattgttttactttatcactaagcggtagcgatagtcgtaaaagcaatagttggcgagacgacaacgatgctacgatggagatcaaggtgtcgcgccggtgacgatggtgatcatgacggtgcttcggagatggagatcacaagcacaagatgatgatggccatatcatatcacttatattgattgcatgtgatgtttatcttttatgcatcttatcttgctttgactgacggtagcattataagatgatctctcactaaaatttcaagataaaagtgttctccctgagtatgcaccgttgccaaagttcgtcgtgcccagacaccacgtgatgatcgggtgtgataagctctacgtccatctacaacgggtgcaagccagttttgcacacgcagaatactcaggttaaacttgacgagcctagcatatgcagatatggtctcggaacactaagaccgaaaggtcgagcgtgaatcatatagtagatatgatcaacatagtgatgttcaccgttgaaaactactccatttcacgtgatgatcggttatggtttagttgatttggatcacgtaatcacttagatgattagagggatgtctaactaagtgggagttcttaagtaatatgattaatagaacttaaatttatcatgatcttagtacctgatagtatcttgcttgtctatgttaattgtagatagatggcccgtgctgttgttccgttgaattttaatgcgttccttgagaaagcaaagttgaaagatgatggtagcaattacatggactgggtccgtaacttgaggattatcctcattgttgcacagaaaaattacgtcctggaagcaccgctaggtgcaaggcctgctgcaagagcaacaccagaagttatcaacgtctggcagagcaaagctgatgactactcgatagttcagtgtgccatgctttacggcttagaaccgggtcttcaacgacgttttgaacgtcatggagcatatgagatgttccaggagttgaagttaatatttcaagcaaatgcccggattgagagatatgaagtctccaataagttctacagctgcaagatggaagagaatagttctgtcagtgagcatatactcaaaatgtctgggtataataatcacttgattcaactgggagttaatcttccggatgatagcgtcattgacagaattcttcaatcactgccaccaagctacaagagcttcgtgatgaattataacatgcaagggatgaataagacaattcccgagctcttcgcaatgctaaaggcagcggaggtagaaatcaaaaaggagcatcaagtgttgatggtcaataagaccactagtttcaagaaaaagggcaaagggaagaagacggggaacttcaagaagaacagcaagcaagttgctgttcaggagaagaaacccaaatctggacctaagcctgagactgagtgcttctactgcaagcagactggtcactggaagcggaactgccccaagtatttggcggataagaaggatggcaaggtgaacaaaggtatatgtgatatacatgttattgatgtgtaccttaccagagctcgcagtagcacctgggtatttgatactggttctgttgctaatatttgcaactcgaaacagggactacggatgaagcgaacactggccaaggacgaggtgacgatgcgcgtgggaaacggttccaaagtcgatgtgatcgccgtcggcacgctacctctacatctaccttcgggattagtattagacctaaataattgttatttggtgccagcgttgagcatgaacattatatctggatcttgtttgatgcgagacggttattcatttaaatcagagaataatgattgttctatttatatgagtaatatcttttatggtcatgcacccttgaagagtggtctatttttaatgaatctcgatagtagtgacacacatattcataatgtcgaagccaaaagatgcagagttgataatgaaagtgcaacttatttgtggcactgccgtttaggtcatatcggtgtaaagcgcatgaagaaactccataatgatggacttttggaatcacttgattatgaatcacttggtacttgcgaaccgtgtctcatgggcaagatgactaaaacaccgttctcaggaactatggagagagcaactgatttgttggaaatcatacatacagatgtatgtggtccgatgaatattgaggctcgtggcggatatgggtatatctacttaatgaaacagatgatttgagcagatatgggtacacacagatgatttgagccgtgtgcggtgctcccctccaccatattacacctcgataatatcgtagcggtgcttaggcgaagccctgcgtcggtagaacatcaacattgtcaccacgccgtcgtgctgacgaaactctccctcaacactcggctggatcggagttcgagggacgtcatcgagctgaacgtgtgctgaactcggaggtgccgtgcgttcggtacttgatcggtcggatcgtgaagacgtacgactacatcaaccgcgttgtgttagacgcttccgctatcggtctacgagggtacgtggacaacactctcccctctcgttgctatgcatcaccatgatcttgcgtgtgcgtagaaattttttgaaattactacgttccccaacaagatcAACGGCTGACGTGTGTTAGACTTATGGGCTGATGTTGGGCTTCCAACACACCTCCATGTGGAGGGACTTAACCCAACACTATTCACATCCTGTTTCATTCGTAGACCTGTCCAGCTATTCTTGGGCTAAATCTTCTCAATTAGTGGCTTGACTAGTTGGACATTTGTACCCGAAATCTGGTTCCGCTAAAAAAATCAAAACTCTGATAGTTCAGCTACAGTGAAATCTATCTAAAAAAACTTCTATATATAAAGAAACGGATTTGCTAATTCTCATCTAGACGAGAATTAACAATGTCCATCTAACTTGTACCCCATTTGATTAATcaaagaaaaaggaaaggaaaaaatCTTCACGAATCTTTATGTAAAATCAAATGGCATAGGAGTTAGATGGTACTTAGTTATGTCTCATCTAGATAAGAGCTAGGCACACCCAGAAAGAAGAGAAACATACGGAAAAAAAGGAGATACATGTGATCCCATGAACACTCTCATGGGCCACACATTTTCTTTTCTTTAAAGAAACAAAACATTTTCCTTCATTCGAACCCAAGGATAACATCGCGGTGAACCTGGAACTTTATCAAACATACGAACAAAGGTAATTCAAACCATGCAAAGAATAAGTTCATAATTGTCGCCGTCCAACCACCTAAATATATCATGATATCGTCTAGCACTCCTTCGTGCACATGCACCTCCTCTTCAAGCCGGAGCACTTGCCACCGGTGAACCCCTCCGCAACGCACACACCGGCGCAGTTTTCGGACACGAAGCACAGCCCGTTGAACCGCTCGCTCTCTGTCTCACACTCTCGTGCCTGCGCTGGCGCCACCTCTGAAGACAAACATGAATAAGCGCACATGGTTAGTTTTTTGAACACCAATCAACAATAATAAaccaacccaagaattggaggacaCTAATATCATATGCATGTTTACATTGTTTTGTTCTCGCAACAGGAGCGAAATGGTACTTACCGGTGGCgacgacgagcaggaggaggatgGCAACGGCCGGGAAAAGCTTGTGTGATGACTCCATTCTTCCTTATTTGTATCTGCCAAAACGCGCCCTGTAAAATGTACACTTATCTGGGATTGTAAAACTCTGAATGACAAGTTAGGATCGATGCTTGTGCATGCTTATATACGCGCGCAGCCGCAATCACATAtacatggtgatgcataattcagcaccacaggaacatctcgGATCAATATATGGAACATACTAATAACAGGCTTGTATGTGCACGACCAGACAACGCTGATGACATGCAAGCAAATGCATAATTCAGCACGACATGAGCATCTCACACCTATATGTGCAACTACCTAATAATAGCTGTGCACCAGGAGCAGCCACGACCCCCTGCTGTCACCACATGTTCTCATCATGAAACTACAATTTTTAGGCTAACAGACTACTAATAATGGGCCTGATTGCTAGGTTGAATTTTTTTTGTGGGCATCTAATTTGTGGTTGGTCGTGCAGGGGAGGGCCATGGTCAGTTTGTGTACCCCACTCTCCTTCGTCTTGGAAAATATGTAACATTTCTGTACTATACGTGTACAGATAATAGAGACCAACTTTAACCTTAAAATTCAGATATTACTGATAAAAACAAGCTTGAGACACTATATAGATTATTCTACTAGTACTGGAAAGTAGTTCTACTTATAGAACGACATGGAATCGCATGGAAGATATAATTATAAATAGTGGGCATTACCATGGACCGTGGGCATGTTTATTCTGCAGTGTATAGTACAATACCATGTACAATAATTAGTACAGCAATAAGTAGCTTGATACTCCAAACATACCATCCAAGTCTTAGAATATATCAGTTCCATATTATAttacacacacatatataacagAGAACCCACATCTTAGTGTAGAAATTGCCAACTTGATAATTTGTTCATCCATGGATATATATCAGATTGGTGCCCATGGTCGTTTGTCTTAGTTCATCATTATGGTTTCTTGACCTGGTGGGTGTGGATGATGATACCACGGAACTGATCCCATGAGACGTCACGGTGGGACTCCGTGGCAGCAGTAGTTTTAGCATTTGATATTTCAGCATTATTGCTTGCACCTCCTGCATCGGTTGCGCCGGAAACCTGCCCGCCAAGCGATGGATCCACTGCAGTAAAGGATACTTTCTGCTGTGCTTTCAGCTCTTTGCGAGAGAATGCCACTTGGTTCTGGTATGCACCACCCTCCAGGACATTGTAGGAGAACATAATTACAAAGACAAGTAGTAGGAGAACGGTATGTCTCTTCACCATTTTCTTCGCTGAATGAATTGACACAAATTTTATATGAATATAATATATGTACATGTAACGAAGCTAGAATTCAATGAGAATTTTAAATTTTGTAAGTGATACTAGGTATGCTACAATACTAGATAGGGTAGAAGGAGAAAATAAAAGGATTTTTAAACCTTCATGATCAGATTATACGTGTGCACATAGTGGTGTAAGAGATTACATATACAACAAATAGATTAACAGGAGTGCAGGCGGATGAACTGCTTAGTTGTTGTGAAATAATTCTCAATTTGGATAACTGATACAACATAGATGTTTATTAGAGTAATCCGAGGCACATAGTCGATCTACTGAGAACCAAGCAAATACACCAAGATTTGTTAATGAGGATCACCGAGCTCGGCTACCCTCCTGCTGGGGCATGACTTcgggcgctcctccccgtgaCACCGCTAAAATATTGCAAACTGACCACCCGGGCGCTGACACATGCTGTCAACTCCCCCTATGCGCATGTGCTATTATATTGGCATATGTTACATTGTGTGTCTACCCTCACATTTTATAAGAGGTCTAGGATACAAGTGTGCTATTTGAACAAGACTCCATGCCCTGCCTACATATAGTACAACTCCATCACCAACTGTAACATATCTTGTACAAAATATTTGGGACAATTCTAATAAGATTTTCAAAATTACTTTTTAATATATTTTGTTCTGATCTAGCACCTAGCAGAGAAAACTTAGACATATTTTCTAGGGCAGTAACAAGTGAAAACGATCTCACAAAGGATCCGATAAGATCTAACAAAAGAAATTTGGGGCATGTTGGTTGGCAATGGATCGCACACGACAAATTGTTGTGGTACATATTACTCCAAAACGGTAGTTCAAGCATTTTTAACCTGTGACAACTATTTGACATAAGGTGCTAGTGGAAATACTGTGAATAAATGCTATTTATTCAAAATCCCATGTGGTGACATACAATTAAGTACTCCcccgttcacaaatataagatgtttttgatATTTCTATATGGACTATATACAAACTGAAATGCAAACACATTAATACGTGTCCATTTACATCCGATCCAGAAAAAAAGTTATAACATCTTATGTTTTTTAAAGGAGGGAGTCAAATACATTGTCAGTTTCAAACATATTACCCTGCCATTGATTTACAAGTTGTTGATGCACACAATTTTATGCAAAGTTGTAAATACTTCTCTAAGAGTTTTGGTGTGCACACATGCATGTATTACTTTGTTTCTAACCGGCAACATAATTATGTTTGGCTCACTGAATGGTTTTGATAATCAGAAGAATCTATATATTTGTAAATAGAATGTCTCATATCCTAACATACTGATAATGAATTACAAGGGATTGGACACCACTTTATAGAGAACATGCATTTATATGGAATattggaaaatagcatacaaacTTACATGTTTCAAGCATCTCCCTGATGGCAAGTATGTAATGCTCAAAACAACTAACGTACCTATATATAGGGGAAAGACTCAATGATATAACTTAAAAATAAACATAAACATCTCTCATATTCGATAGTTGATGTCGAGCATGCGCAACTTTTACATGACTAATAATCATAAACACAAGTTGTGTCATTTCCAACATGTCCGACTGAAGCTGAAGTGGAAACCATAATTTGTGGCCAATATAACAACAAAGTGATATAATGGTGCTCTTACCGAAGAACCACTTTGGTTTGTCGGGGTTATCCCAAGATAGTTTATATTCCTTGTATGGTTTTACATTTCCCCGCACACATCTATATTTGAAAAGTAAATTGCATTTTAATATAACCCATATATGTTTGGTTAACTAAGTCTATCCAAAGGGATGGGGAAATGATCATCATGTTTTTGGCACACCTATAAGCACCTATTTTGCGACACTCAAAAGGTAAAGGTTTTGTTGTTGTATTGAACAACTTTCAACAAAAAAAGTAGTTTCATTCTATAGCACTAGATATGATAGATATCATGATTTTTCTAACATAGTCCAGGTTCTTGTAATATGTCGTCCTTGGTCATAGATGTTTACACCATTGTACACCATAATCTCTAAATTTAATGTTTTCTACAACCCACAAACCAAAACATAATTTAACACAAACACTAGATTATTTCATATATGGAAATTTCGTACTAGATTATCATTCTAATTACTTGTGCATGCAAATTCAACCTACCAATCTCTGAAAAGAAAATAcataatctctctctctctctctctctctctctcactctctctctctgttgCATCCAGTGACAAAGAGTAAATGTTACTCCCTCGTTTTCAGTTTATTAGGCTTGTCTAAATAACATAATTTCAGTCCGTAAGGGCCAATGCAATGGGAATAGGCTCCTTTTTTCTCCCAAAATAGAAGCATAAGATTCTCCGCATCAATTAATTAGGCGTAGGAGAATTGACCAGTTAATTTACGGAGAACCGGGTGAAAACTGATTCCCCTTGCTTTTTTACTCTTCTTGTGGAACCAACAAATGCATCAAGGCGAGAGGGCAATGCATGCCCCACAAGTATGTGGTCCAGCAATTAACTGGGCCCTCCTTGGTTAAATTAATTTTTTATATATGAATAACaaaccgaaaaggagggagtTTTAATGTATTGAATGTTCACCATATACGTACCCTAAAAAGCTACCCGCTACTGGCTAGCAGATCCGTCTTAGGAAACTTTCATTATGGCAGTCCCAGTGCTCCACCTTGTAATATATCTTAGTTATGACACCTGATTCAAATCCTAATGTGTCACCCTATTTAATGAAGAAAAAATAGAGTTATCGTATCTTAATCAAGATATAGTTCTTAGCACCAAAACAAAGATAACTCCCACACAGAACACATTATATGAGAGCCATTTTAGATACAACAATAATATACAATGCATTGGAGGGGTTATATCTAAGTGCATATCAAATGAATATGATATAGTCTAGGACATAATGCATTGAGAGTGCCCATATATAGTTAGATAAATTGCCATACGCAATTACTACCTCTGTCCGGGTTTATTAGGCCCCATATTGTATTTTGGGTCTAACTTTGACCATGTAtttgaaatatatatatatatatatatatatatatatatatatatatatatatatatatatatatatatatatatatatatatatatatatataggacggCTGTTTGGGACACCTAGGTGCCCAGGCTCCTTACTTCTCTATCTTCGGATTACTTTAAGATGTGTGCCATTGTGTTGGGTATAGACACTAACGGGTATACCCGTTTGCAGTATTAAAGGCGGAGAGTTATTGCAATTTACTAATTAATTTCAATTAAATGCATGTTAATTAGCGGCCACTTACTCTAATTTGGACGGAGGTATTAATTAGCATGCACACACCAAATACTTGCTTAGAAAACAAGAAACTGCCTAATTTATTCATGAATGTACGTGTGAAACAAGAAAAAATTTCTGTAGTAATTAATGCATAGAAGGAAATTATTAAAAATTGCCTAATGTTTTTTGTGCATAATAGTAGTATTACTAACATGCCTTTTAAACAGATTTAGGTGTGCGTATAGTGGATATTGTGATTTTCTGCCTCCGCTATGGTATAAGAAAAAACTTGTTTCTCCTTGTACTCTACCTAGTTGTTTTTAGGGTATATACCCAGAAATTATGTGAGGATAATATGTATTTTTTGGTATCATTCATCAGTATCATCACATTTGATACATCTCTATCGTGGTATGTTGTATAGGTATTCATTTATATGAACATAGCATATCATTTGTCGAGGTATTTAGTTTACGTATTTGTATCCACTTATAAAATGGTAATGACATTTACGAGT contains:
- the LOC109756449 gene encoding defensin Tk-AMP-D1.1 is translated as MESSHKLFPAVAILLLLVVATEVAPAQARECETESERFNGLCFVSENCAGVCVAEGFTGGKCSGLKRRCMCTKEC